A stretch of Bacillus pseudomycoides DNA encodes these proteins:
- a CDS encoding Yip1 family protein, which translates to MEPNVNSQKVSGEKPSLLGMITSPGLQFERMKNSNAVWGAFWLMAVLGGMMGALASYLYSKDPASMAANKELGLEVPLAFTLGGGFLFSALVIIITFFIGAAVYKVLMMFMSNDTPYKKLLAITVYSSIIGTLGVIINMVLAFILGGNGQEMYTGLGPAFASTGGVVHGILKQFEVFAIWGLVVTGLGLHITAGLSKKQATILVVVFFILTLGFGAIGGMFPKA; encoded by the coding sequence ATGGAACCGAATGTTAATTCGCAAAAGGTTAGTGGAGAAAAACCATCTTTACTAGGAATGATCACATCTCCTGGCTTACAATTCGAAAGAATGAAGAATAGTAATGCGGTATGGGGTGCTTTTTGGTTAATGGCCGTATTAGGTGGTATGATGGGGGCTCTTGCGTCGTATTTATATTCAAAGGATCCTGCGTCTATGGCAGCAAATAAAGAGCTTGGCCTTGAAGTGCCATTGGCGTTCACACTAGGCGGCGGCTTTCTTTTTTCAGCTCTTGTTATTATAATCACATTCTTTATCGGTGCAGCCGTGTATAAAGTGTTAATGATGTTTATGAGCAATGATACTCCTTATAAAAAATTACTAGCAATCACTGTTTATTCTAGTATCATTGGTACTCTTGGTGTCATTATAAATATGGTACTAGCATTTATTCTTGGTGGAAATGGGCAAGAAATGTATACAGGTTTAGGACCAGCATTTGCTTCTACTGGTGGCGTTGTACATGGCATTCTAAAACAGTTTGAGGTATTTGCAATTTGGGGATTAGTGGTAACAGGATTAGGATTACATATTACGGCTGGTTTAAGTAAGAAACAAGCAACGATTCTTGTTGTTGTTTTCTTTATTTTAACATTAGGGTTCGGTGCAATTGGCGGTATGTTCCCGAAAGCATAA
- a CDS encoding ABC transporter permease, which yields MSLLDSIKIALSSILAHKLRSALTMLGIIIGVGSIITVVAIGQGGEAALKSQFVGSGNSVISIYYSADMNDQFGVGAMEQPKLTEEDIFEVKRLPEIAHVIKTNSNMETIDVNDKKDMVNIKGLDSEYFAANKVKVKKGRSLNDTDVEQGNNVIMISTGVEKKIFEKENPVGAIIEMKGQPMQIIGVYEAEGGFMGMGGDSEALIPLTLWPTIYGTDEIQNISVQAKNVDHLEAAGKKAAEVLNSRKPSEFTGKYEVMNLKEIQDGITKMTNIMTMIIGGIAGISLVVGGIGVMNIMLVSVTERTREIGVRKALGATRSKILLQFLIEAVMLTLLGGLIGIGLGYGGAHIVSSFANWPPLVSWQVVVGGVLFSMTLGIIFGLIPANKAAKLDPIEALRYE from the coding sequence ATGAGTTTACTAGATAGCATCAAAATTGCCCTATCTTCTATTCTAGCTCATAAACTGCGCTCGGCACTTACGATGCTTGGAATTATTATCGGTGTCGGTTCCATTATTACTGTTGTTGCGATTGGGCAAGGCGGGGAAGCGGCGTTAAAATCACAATTTGTTGGTTCTGGAAATAGTGTAATTTCGATTTACTATAGTGCTGACATGAACGATCAATTTGGTGTGGGGGCAATGGAGCAACCTAAATTGACGGAAGAAGATATTTTTGAGGTTAAAAGGCTTCCAGAAATCGCACATGTAATTAAGACGAATTCGAATATGGAAACAATTGACGTCAATGATAAAAAAGATATGGTGAACATTAAAGGGTTAGACAGTGAATATTTTGCCGCAAATAAAGTGAAGGTGAAAAAAGGTCGCTCATTAAATGACACAGATGTTGAACAGGGAAATAATGTTATCATGATTAGCACGGGTGTAGAAAAGAAGATATTTGAAAAAGAGAATCCAGTTGGAGCAATCATTGAAATGAAAGGTCAACCGATGCAAATCATTGGTGTATATGAGGCAGAAGGTGGGTTTATGGGAATGGGAGGAGATTCTGAAGCTCTTATTCCATTAACACTATGGCCAACTATATATGGAACAGATGAAATTCAAAATATTTCTGTGCAGGCGAAAAATGTTGACCATTTAGAAGCCGCTGGTAAGAAAGCAGCTGAGGTATTAAATAGTCGTAAGCCAAGTGAATTTACAGGTAAATATGAAGTAATGAACTTAAAAGAAATTCAAGATGGTATTACCAAAATGACAAATATCATGACGATGATTATCGGTGGTATCGCAGGTATTTCGCTAGTCGTTGGTGGTATTGGTGTTATGAACATTATGCTTGTATCTGTAACAGAGCGTACGCGTGAGATCGGGGTACGTAAAGCACTTGGAGCAACGCGCAGTAAAATTTTGTTACAATTCTTAATTGAGGCTGTTATGTTAACGCTTCTTGGTGGATTAATTGGAATCGGTCTTGGTTACGGTGGCGCACATATTGTTTCGTCATTCGCAAACTGGCCACCGCTTGTTTCATGGCAAGTAGTTGTTGGAGGCGTGCTATTCTCCATGACGCTCGGTATTATCTTCGGATTAATTCCAGCGAACAAAGCAGCGAAATTAGATCCAATTGAAGCACTTCGTTACGAATAG
- a CDS encoding ABC transporter ATP-binding protein: MITLNNIHKTYYQGKLAVPILHGISLTIQSGEFVSIMGPSGSGKSTLMNIIGCLDRPTEGEYMLNDVNILTADEAKLALIRNEYIGFVFQHFNLLPRLSAVENVELPLIYGGVKKAERRQRALEALEKVGLSDRVHHLPSELSGGQKQRVAIARSIANDPTFIMADEPTGALDTKSGQQVMDIFTKLNEEGTTIVMVTHEEEVAAYSSRRIVLRDGKITEDRRCAV; the protein is encoded by the coding sequence ATGATTACGTTAAACAATATTCATAAAACATATTATCAAGGGAAACTTGCGGTACCGATTTTACATGGCATTAGTTTAACGATTCAAAGCGGTGAGTTTGTCTCGATTATGGGCCCATCTGGTTCAGGGAAATCAACGCTCATGAATATTATCGGTTGTTTAGATCGTCCAACAGAAGGCGAATATATGTTGAATGACGTGAATATCTTAACAGCAGATGAGGCAAAACTTGCCCTTATTCGTAATGAATATATCGGCTTTGTATTCCAGCATTTCAACTTATTGCCACGTCTTTCAGCAGTAGAAAATGTAGAGCTTCCACTGATCTATGGTGGTGTGAAGAAAGCTGAGCGTCGCCAAAGAGCTCTTGAAGCACTTGAAAAGGTTGGTTTGTCGGACAGGGTGCATCACTTGCCGAGCGAACTTTCAGGTGGACAGAAGCAACGTGTGGCGATTGCTCGTTCCATTGCGAATGATCCAACGTTTATTATGGCTGATGAGCCAACTGGTGCCCTTGATACAAAATCTGGACAGCAGGTTATGGACATTTTCACAAAGTTAAATGAAGAAGGTACGACGATTGTTATGGTTACGCATGAAGAGGAAGTCGCGGCGTATTCTTCGCGCCGAATTGTGTTAAGAGATGGGAAAATTACAGAAGATAGAAGGTGTGCGGTATGA
- a CDS encoding efflux RND transporter periplasmic adaptor subunit, whose protein sequence is MIPNTVRTPNKKKKWIIIGVIALIVVVAAVNIFVMQGKKKGATKGDTVSFEKVTERTLNNTKLISGQVKPGNIESFYADPTKGKVKDIAVKEGQEVEKGTALFSYDNEEINLQMRQAELDQKMASMRYDQGKKKIDSLKKEIKKAKDSGAGKEVTDPMEEQVSELEMGQKTIDLEKEKGQLQAEELKKKQGELTIYSNFAGVVQKLDKDAAQSSAQAMGGQGKSFLQIASKEPFQIQGTLTELQKSQIQKDQPFTATAKANSKQKWTGKITEISEFPTSTEMAQAAGAEGTQNMSQYTYKASLDGQEGLSPGYHVSLQVSLENKKMIAVPSKSIVEKDGEPFVYVEEKGKLRKQNVKKGSTDGDWTEVLEGVTVGQKVVKNPSDNVYDGMEVKEK, encoded by the coding sequence ATGATACCAAATACCGTTCGTACTCCGAACAAAAAGAAGAAATGGATTATCATTGGAGTTATTGCATTAATTGTCGTCGTTGCAGCCGTCAATATTTTTGTTATGCAAGGGAAGAAAAAAGGCGCGACCAAGGGAGACACTGTTAGTTTTGAGAAAGTAACAGAACGTACACTTAATAATACGAAGCTGATTTCCGGACAAGTAAAACCTGGAAATATTGAAAGTTTCTACGCAGATCCAACAAAAGGGAAAGTGAAGGATATTGCGGTGAAAGAAGGGCAAGAAGTAGAAAAAGGAACGGCATTATTTTCTTATGATAATGAAGAAATCAATTTACAAATGAGGCAAGCTGAGCTTGATCAAAAAATGGCAAGTATGCGCTATGATCAAGGGAAAAAGAAAATAGATTCATTAAAGAAAGAGATTAAGAAAGCGAAAGATAGCGGGGCTGGGAAAGAAGTAACAGACCCAATGGAAGAGCAAGTAAGTGAACTAGAAATGGGGCAAAAAACAATTGATCTTGAGAAAGAAAAAGGTCAACTGCAAGCAGAAGAGTTAAAGAAAAAGCAAGGTGAACTCACAATTTATAGTAATTTCGCTGGCGTTGTCCAAAAGTTAGATAAAGATGCAGCGCAAAGCTCAGCACAAGCGATGGGCGGACAAGGAAAATCATTTCTACAAATTGCATCTAAAGAGCCATTCCAAATTCAAGGAACGTTAACTGAGCTTCAAAAATCACAAATCCAAAAGGATCAACCATTTACTGCAACTGCAAAAGCAAATAGTAAGCAGAAATGGACGGGGAAAATTACAGAAATAAGTGAATTCCCGACAAGTACAGAGATGGCGCAAGCAGCTGGTGCTGAGGGAACACAAAACATGTCTCAGTATACATATAAAGCAAGTCTAGATGGACAAGAAGGCTTATCTCCAGGTTATCACGTATCGCTGCAAGTAAGCTTAGAAAACAAGAAGATGATTGCTGTTCCTAGTAAGAGCATTGTAGAAAAAGATGGTGAACCATTTGTTTATGTAGAAGAAAAGGGAAAACTTCGTAAACAAAATGTGAAAAAAGGTTCTACTGATGGAGACTGGACAGAAGTTCTTGAAGGCGTAACAGTGGGGCAAAAGGTGGTTAAAAATCCTTCCGACAATGTATATGACGGAATGGAAGTGAAAGAAAAATGA
- a CDS encoding MFS transporter, which produces MFNWLKAPPAIERLPKHMIDKLYMILRIRVLVGISVGYAAYYLVRSNFTLSSTYLMKDYGFSTAEIGLLGSVTAIIYGFSKFFMGNLSDKAHAQRFIAVGLFLSGLVNICFGFVSSFGMIVTLLVFNGIVQGMGAPPCSIVMTKWFSKKERGTKTGLWNISHNIGAMLVPPLVGLGVGIFGENHWQGGVFIFPAIIAMVIAVLVWINGKDTPESVGLPPIDEYRNDYENLEKADNASKMSPKEILVKYVLKNKFVWYLCIANAFVYLIRFGVINWVPIYLTTVKGFTKTEAHAAFSIFEAAAIPSSLIVGFLSDKLFKGKRMPLCIISMAGVVIGTLVYWQATNILVVSIAVSIIGCLIYVPQFLIGLSAMELVPKFAVGTTVGMCGLFGYVGGSLVANAVIGVIVDNSGWDGCFILLLAGGILSTLFLFIVQRGHERKGPEGKIA; this is translated from the coding sequence ATGTTTAATTGGCTTAAGGCACCGCCAGCAATCGAGCGATTACCGAAGCACATGATTGATAAGTTATATATGATTTTGCGTATTCGTGTGTTAGTAGGTATTTCAGTTGGATATGCAGCGTATTATTTAGTGCGCAGTAACTTTACTTTATCAAGTACGTATTTAATGAAAGACTATGGATTTAGTACAGCGGAAATCGGATTACTAGGATCAGTAACTGCAATTATTTATGGGTTTAGTAAATTCTTTATGGGAAATTTATCAGATAAGGCTCATGCCCAGCGCTTTATAGCGGTTGGTTTATTCTTATCAGGGCTTGTAAATATTTGTTTCGGTTTCGTATCTTCCTTTGGAATGATTGTAACGCTACTTGTGTTTAATGGCATTGTGCAAGGTATGGGCGCACCACCTTGTAGTATTGTTATGACAAAGTGGTTCTCGAAGAAAGAACGTGGTACAAAAACAGGACTGTGGAATATTTCACATAATATTGGTGCGATGCTTGTGCCACCACTTGTAGGACTTGGTGTTGGTATTTTCGGTGAAAATCATTGGCAAGGCGGCGTCTTCATTTTCCCAGCAATTATTGCGATGGTTATTGCAGTCCTTGTTTGGATTAATGGTAAGGATACACCAGAATCTGTCGGTCTTCCTCCAATTGATGAATACCGTAATGATTATGAAAATCTTGAGAAGGCCGACAACGCCAGCAAAATGTCACCAAAAGAAATTTTGGTAAAGTATGTATTGAAAAATAAATTTGTTTGGTATTTATGTATTGCTAATGCATTTGTATATTTAATTCGTTTCGGTGTTATTAACTGGGTACCGATTTATTTAACAACTGTTAAAGGATTTACAAAAACAGAGGCACATGCAGCATTTTCTATCTTTGAAGCAGCTGCGATTCCAAGTTCATTAATCGTTGGTTTCTTAAGTGATAAATTATTTAAAGGAAAACGTATGCCACTATGTATTATTAGTATGGCTGGTGTTGTTATTGGAACACTTGTATATTGGCAAGCAACTAACATACTTGTTGTGAGTATTGCGGTTTCTATTATTGGTTGTTTAATTTACGTACCACAGTTCTTAATTGGCTTAAGCGCAATGGAATTAGTACCGAAATTTGCAGTAGGTACAACAGTTGGTATGTGTGGTCTGTTCGGGTATGTAGGAGGAAGTCTTGTAGCAAACGCAGTAATCGGTGTTATTGTTGATAACTCTGGCTGGGACGGTTGCTTCATCTTACTATTAGCAGGTGGTATCTTATCTACATTATTCTTATTTATTGTTCAGCGTGGACATGAGAGAAAAGGTCCTGAGGGCAAAATTGCATAA
- a CDS encoding ABC transporter substrate-binding protein has product MRKIAFFFFLLVIGGAMSSCSRDTTSIKYSKNGLPNLKDRHLVAYVAAREEVGEALLSSFCKPRGCTYEFIRLSTEELLRRVEEEAGNPKADIIIGGTLDAHQTMKQKNLSIPVISQHASSISKAVKDQDGFWYGYEVEQLAIAINKERWNEEIAPLGLSYPTGWKDLLHPAYAGEIVMPDPNVSGTAYTFFESLIDMFGEEEAKGYVKSLARQVAEVTVNGYMPVEYVASGEYMIGINFMGDQRMLQKQGFPILSKVPEQTGLSVNAISKLKHAPSGIIADLFIDYCLSEEAGHILEKVSFGVPTMLAKNQKEIEGQPVRRTNKNAIDSGVIEIWNRQCLSLK; this is encoded by the coding sequence ATGAGAAAGATAGCCTTTTTCTTCTTTTTGCTAGTAATTGGAGGAGCGATGTCTAGTTGCTCTCGAGATACTACCTCTATCAAATATAGTAAAAATGGTCTTCCAAATTTAAAAGATCGTCATCTTGTTGCGTACGTAGCAGCGCGTGAAGAAGTCGGTGAAGCACTTCTATCATCGTTTTGTAAACCGCGCGGGTGCACGTATGAATTTATTCGCCTCTCTACAGAAGAGCTTCTTAGAAGAGTGGAAGAAGAAGCGGGAAATCCGAAGGCAGATATTATCATCGGCGGTACATTGGATGCGCATCAAACGATGAAGCAAAAAAATCTATCTATTCCTGTTATAAGTCAGCATGCAAGTAGCATTTCAAAAGCCGTTAAAGATCAGGATGGCTTTTGGTATGGCTATGAAGTAGAGCAGCTTGCCATCGCGATTAATAAAGAGCGATGGAATGAGGAAATAGCGCCGCTAGGACTTTCCTATCCAACAGGGTGGAAGGACTTATTACATCCAGCATATGCCGGGGAAATTGTCATGCCTGATCCCAATGTTTCAGGGACAGCATATACGTTTTTCGAGTCGCTTATTGATATGTTTGGCGAAGAAGAGGCCAAAGGTTATGTAAAGAGCCTTGCTAGGCAAGTGGCAGAAGTAACGGTGAATGGCTATATGCCTGTAGAGTATGTAGCGAGCGGTGAATATATGATCGGGATTAATTTTATGGGAGATCAACGCATGCTTCAAAAACAAGGCTTTCCGATTTTGAGTAAAGTGCCTGAGCAAACAGGGTTATCTGTCAATGCGATTTCGAAACTAAAACATGCACCGAGTGGTATTATAGCGGATTTATTCATTGATTATTGTTTATCAGAAGAAGCGGGGCATATTTTAGAAAAAGTTTCGTTTGGCGTGCCAACGATGCTTGCGAAGAATCAGAAAGAAATAGAAGGTCAGCCTGTTAGAAGAACGAACAAAAATGCAATCGATAGTGGAGTAATTGAGATATGGAATAGACAATGTCTCTCTCTAAAGTGA
- a CDS encoding DUF3919 family protein, which produces MKRLSFQILLFVFCTIAALILFYVIEKQLYNRVTTLDDKQAVLERASESLPTEVRVRHEKWGEVVVTDEVRLHAIVSFFDKIRMKQTEAKIQEQVFTGEVTYLNGHRRTFAVGDLFQYGANVYGKKDTNPMISAFQTYLLSLYYTPESISNFFAEAKEVIVRQGDVVRTTNLAPILDSIRQAKQITDYGEIQKLLQLQKDPITYITAYQNGKHVKNEREDILTISVYPSYFVVQYLGDNNGNVMYMKGSLAGLFVKENVS; this is translated from the coding sequence ATGAAAAGGCTATCATTTCAAATTCTTTTGTTTGTCTTTTGTACGATTGCTGCTCTTATATTGTTTTATGTTATAGAGAAGCAATTGTATAACCGTGTTACAACCTTGGATGACAAGCAGGCCGTTTTAGAAAGAGCAAGTGAATCTCTTCCTACTGAAGTGAGAGTAAGACATGAAAAGTGGGGAGAAGTAGTCGTAACAGATGAGGTTCGTCTACATGCGATTGTTTCATTCTTTGATAAGATTCGAATGAAGCAAACAGAAGCGAAGATCCAAGAACAAGTATTTACTGGAGAAGTAACGTACTTGAATGGACATAGGCGTACTTTTGCAGTAGGTGACTTGTTCCAGTACGGTGCAAACGTATACGGAAAGAAGGATACAAATCCAATGATTTCCGCATTTCAAACGTATTTGCTGAGCCTGTATTATACGCCGGAGTCTATTAGCAATTTCTTTGCGGAGGCGAAGGAGGTCATAGTGCGGCAAGGCGATGTAGTGCGTACTACGAATCTTGCACCAATACTTGATTCTATTCGGCAAGCGAAGCAAATTACAGACTACGGAGAAATTCAGAAATTGCTGCAATTGCAGAAGGACCCAATCACTTATATTACCGCTTATCAAAATGGTAAGCATGTGAAGAATGAACGCGAAGATATTTTAACGATTTCTGTATATCCTTCTTACTTTGTCGTTCAATATCTTGGTGATAATAACGGGAACGTGATGTATATGAAAGGCTCCCTAGCAGGTCTATTTGTAAAGGAGAATGTTTCATGA
- a CDS encoding HAMP domain-containing sensor histidine kinase, producing MSLKRNMVLGIVGLLIPILFLLYTVIYISLEKNMYHNAASSLEKLSVEAQIYTMNYIEKEADMETLGPNSLLIASYLAKRMDIRVQMIGKNGDIVADTEKGALLHKNVDIDQSLRGKKAYVFENGDPAPLLLFSSPVYYGSDVIGAIRFINELQDEKEVLTNVSWTFLITSICLVAGGIFFAIRLAKSLHKPIDQLRQMAKRLANGDYKSKIELNEYVEIAQLSASFNAMADAIELHITQLKEEKEKQQDFLDRITHELKTPLTAIIGYVDLIPKLQSTRDVEESLRYVSIESHRLLSLVEELLQSSKYGTSTFEVSPTIVDIKKIVEEVISIVKPRLQQYEIEVINELTEVRVVADFDKTKQIFLNVFDNTIKYSDATQLRMNVAKNEEEAKVLIHDDGIGIDEAILAEWNRSPEGKVLSSSYGNGYGLFICQEIMNKQGGSMRIESSEEMGTMVVITFLLPRRMEDIKNLKAVK from the coding sequence ATGTCGTTAAAACGAAATATGGTACTTGGTATAGTAGGGTTATTGATTCCGATTTTGTTTCTTCTTTATACGGTGATTTATATTTCACTAGAAAAGAATATGTATCATAATGCGGCAAGTTCTTTAGAAAAGTTAAGTGTAGAAGCGCAAATTTATACGATGAACTATATAGAGAAGGAAGCGGATATGGAGACACTCGGACCGAACTCGCTGCTCATTGCTTCTTATTTAGCAAAGCGGATGGACATTCGTGTGCAGATGATTGGGAAGAATGGTGATATCGTTGCTGATACAGAAAAAGGAGCCTTGCTTCATAAGAATGTAGATATTGACCAGTCGTTACGAGGGAAGAAGGCATATGTGTTTGAAAATGGTGATCCAGCACCACTTCTTTTATTTTCGAGTCCAGTTTATTATGGAAGCGATGTCATCGGGGCCATTCGATTTATTAATGAATTGCAAGATGAGAAAGAAGTTTTAACGAATGTAAGCTGGACATTCCTCATTACATCGATTTGTTTAGTAGCTGGCGGGATTTTCTTTGCGATTCGTTTAGCGAAATCTCTTCATAAGCCGATTGATCAGTTAAGACAAATGGCAAAACGGCTCGCAAATGGAGATTATAAAAGTAAAATTGAGCTAAATGAGTATGTAGAAATTGCCCAGTTATCAGCGTCTTTCAATGCGATGGCTGATGCGATTGAACTGCATATAACGCAGCTAAAGGAAGAGAAAGAGAAGCAACAGGATTTCTTAGACCGAATTACACATGAGCTAAAAACGCCGCTTACTGCGATTATTGGATATGTAGATTTAATTCCGAAACTGCAATCTACGCGGGATGTAGAGGAAAGTCTTCGTTATGTTTCAATTGAAAGTCATCGTCTATTATCACTCGTTGAGGAATTGTTACAATCTTCGAAGTATGGAACGAGTACGTTTGAAGTCTCTCCAACGATTGTGGATATAAAGAAAATTGTGGAAGAAGTAATTTCGATTGTGAAGCCTCGTCTTCAGCAATATGAGATAGAAGTTATAAATGAATTAACGGAGGTACGTGTTGTTGCTGATTTTGATAAGACGAAGCAGATTTTCTTAAATGTGTTTGATAATACGATTAAATATAGTGATGCTACACAATTGAGGATGAATGTCGCCAAAAATGAAGAGGAAGCGAAAGTTCTCATCCATGATGATGGGATTGGTATAGATGAAGCGATACTTGCAGAATGGAATCGTTCTCCGGAAGGAAAAGTACTCTCTTCTAGTTATGGAAATGGATATGGTTTGTTCATTTGCCAGGAGATTATGAACAAGCAAGGCGGAAGCATGCGAATTGAAAGTAGTGAGGAAATGGGGACGATGGTCGTTATCACATTTTTGCTACCAAGACGCATGGAAGATATAAAAAACTTGAAAGCGGTTAAATGA
- a CDS encoding response regulator transcription factor, giving the protein MKILVVDDESSIRNLIRMQLEMEGYEVLTAADGNEALRRWDEEPDVLILDVMLPDTDGYELLRLFREKDRDIPVLMLTAKSQMNDKLLGLQLGADDYVTKPFNHAELILRVKNMVRRVMKQGIPKDDKTIRAGDLVIYPKERKVHVNGEEIDLTYREFNLCQLFASHPQRVFMRDELLEKVWGFEYTGNTRAVDIMVQRLRKKLGASGESIKTIYGVGYKLEC; this is encoded by the coding sequence ATGAAAATACTTGTAGTCGATGATGAATCGAGCATTCGAAATTTAATTCGTATGCAGCTAGAGATGGAAGGATATGAAGTTCTTACTGCAGCTGATGGAAATGAAGCTTTGCGAAGATGGGACGAGGAGCCGGATGTATTGATTTTGGATGTGATGCTTCCGGATACAGATGGTTATGAGCTGCTTCGGTTGTTCAGAGAGAAGGACCGGGATATTCCAGTACTTATGTTAACAGCGAAGAGTCAAATGAATGATAAGTTACTTGGGCTTCAGCTTGGCGCGGATGATTATGTGACGAAGCCGTTCAATCATGCAGAGCTGATTCTGCGGGTGAAGAATATGGTACGGCGTGTAATGAAGCAGGGGATACCTAAGGATGATAAGACCATTCGGGCTGGTGATCTCGTCATTTATCCGAAAGAGCGGAAAGTGCATGTGAATGGAGAAGAGATTGATTTAACGTACCGTGAGTTTAATTTATGCCAGTTGTTTGCTTCACATCCGCAGCGCGTGTTTATGCGTGATGAGCTATTAGAGAAAGTATGGGGTTTTGAGTACACGGGAAATACGAGAGCGGTTGATATTATGGTGCAGCGCCTTCGGAAGAAGCTTGGAGCAAGCGGTGAAAGTATTAAGACGATTTATGGCGTTGGGTATAAGTTAGAGTGTTAA
- the galE gene encoding UDP-glucose 4-epimerase GalE yields MGSILVCGGAGYIGSHAVKKLVDEGQSVIVVDNLQTGHEDAIAEGVKFYKGDLRDKSFLRNVFKQETIDAVMHFAADSLVGVSMEKPLQYYNNNVYGALCLLEVMDEFKIDKFIFSSTAATYGDVDVELISEETPTNPTNTYGETKLAIEKMLHWYSQASNLKYKIFRYFNVAGATPSGIIGEDHRPETHLIPLVLQVALGQREKIMMFGDDYNTPDGTCIRDYIHVDDLVAAHFLGLKDLQNGGDSDFYNLGNGNGFSVKEIVEAVREVTNHEIPAEVAPRRAGDPARLVASSQKAKEKLGWSPQYTDVKTIIEHAWNWHQSKPQGYDK; encoded by the coding sequence ATGGGTTCTATTTTAGTGTGTGGCGGAGCTGGTTATATTGGTTCTCATGCTGTAAAAAAGTTAGTTGATGAAGGACAATCTGTAATTGTAGTTGATAATTTACAAACAGGTCATGAAGATGCCATCGCAGAAGGCGTGAAATTCTATAAAGGTGATCTTCGCGATAAAAGTTTCTTAAGAAATGTTTTTAAACAAGAAACAATTGATGCAGTTATGCATTTTGCAGCGGATTCTTTAGTTGGTGTAAGTATGGAAAAACCGCTTCAATACTATAATAACAACGTATACGGTGCGCTATGCTTACTAGAGGTAATGGATGAGTTTAAAATTGATAAATTTATCTTCTCATCAACTGCCGCAACATATGGAGATGTAGATGTTGAGTTAATTTCAGAAGAAACACCAACAAATCCTACGAACACATATGGAGAAACAAAATTAGCGATTGAAAAAATGTTGCATTGGTATAGCCAAGCTTCTAATTTAAAATATAAGATCTTCAGATACTTTAACGTAGCTGGTGCAACGCCAAGCGGTATTATTGGTGAAGACCATCGCCCTGAAACACATTTAATTCCGCTTGTACTGCAAGTTGCTTTAGGACAACGTGAGAAAATCATGATGTTTGGTGATGATTATAATACGCCAGATGGTACATGTATTCGTGATTATATCCATGTTGATGATTTAGTAGCGGCTCATTTCCTTGGACTGAAAGATTTACAAAATGGCGGAGACAGTGACTTTTATAACTTAGGAAATGGTAACGGATTTAGTGTAAAAGAAATTGTTGAGGCAGTTCGTGAAGTAACAAATCATGAAATCCCAGCGGAAGTTGCGCCAAGAAGAGCTGGAGATCCAGCGCGCCTTGTTGCATCTTCGCAAAAGGCAAAAGAAAAGTTAGGCTGGAGCCCGCAATATACAGACGTGAAAACAATTATTGAACATGCGTGGAATTGGCATCAAAGCAAGCCACAAGGATATGATAAGTAA